In Rhodothermus profundi, the following are encoded in one genomic region:
- a CDS encoding T9SS type A sorting domain-containing protein, whose product MVSATTKLGGRLGLLLMAAVLMAGQALAQRTVTLRLNTATLPDTTGTADGLIQVRGQITNQNWPFTLPDGNVISWDDQTTLKPRNVGGDYWEISFQIPDNEELQFKFFSTQADQIQGLGGWEDGNNHVLAAGTGDTTLVLHFFEKGGDFAYDWRPWQQKPDTIAVWFRVYVSTEEGAADGYDPNADSVVVGVRGDPLNGAGPLDWGSTKVILRRESSDQAQPGYHLFSGVAYYPASLAGTEQQYKFFIEPNGWEEGNLTGNRSFIIPDKDTTLHWVYYGNTKPVDLLGQQRVTAQVIFTVDIDPLVNAGLFDKQRGDTIIVRGDFNGWGNCLDAGNPDDCALFESVDPTQYTTSIPLTSFPNTEFNYKFYVDYAPADWPEGWEEPLDYGGSNRRFIFTGDDPLNLGVQFFNDVRAGNVIPQGTQINVTFQVDMSPALNFQVKRAFDPQKDSVYVVFEDPLWRLTQARPLGLNDLDPLLLSDPDGDLIYTGTLTVTGPTYNGIGFRYRYGNTVDGFVDEGDGGFAPGRRRYQYILPSAAKNWPTDYTMPLVQFQEKGALPFECNPTADVASLPQDVQDLCYPAGTSPTAVELVDGTRPEQFTLSRNYPNPFSDRTTFEYTLPETQPVRVRVYDLLGRVVATLVDEVQPAGTYRVVFRADGLSSGIYVYRLETPAGVYARKMMIVR is encoded by the coding sequence ATGGTAAGCGCTACCACAAAACTCGGCGGCCGCCTGGGCCTGCTGCTCATGGCAGCGGTGTTGATGGCTGGCCAGGCGCTGGCGCAGCGCACGGTTACGTTGCGCCTGAACACGGCTACGCTGCCCGACACAACGGGCACGGCCGATGGCCTCATCCAGGTACGCGGCCAGATTACGAATCAGAACTGGCCCTTTACGTTGCCGGATGGCAATGTGATCTCCTGGGATGATCAGACCACCCTCAAACCCAGAAATGTAGGCGGGGACTACTGGGAGATCAGTTTCCAGATCCCCGACAACGAAGAGTTGCAGTTCAAATTCTTCTCCACCCAGGCCGATCAGATCCAGGGACTGGGTGGCTGGGAGGACGGCAACAACCATGTGCTGGCTGCCGGCACAGGCGACACGACGCTGGTGCTCCACTTCTTCGAGAAAGGGGGTGATTTTGCCTATGACTGGCGGCCCTGGCAGCAAAAGCCCGATACCATTGCCGTCTGGTTCCGCGTCTACGTGAGCACGGAAGAAGGGGCGGCGGACGGCTACGACCCGAACGCCGATAGCGTCGTGGTGGGCGTGCGGGGCGATCCCCTCAACGGCGCCGGTCCGCTGGACTGGGGATCGACCAAGGTGATTCTTCGGCGCGAATCCAGTGACCAGGCGCAGCCCGGCTATCACCTGTTTTCGGGCGTTGCCTACTACCCGGCCTCGCTGGCAGGGACCGAGCAGCAGTACAAGTTCTTTATCGAGCCCAACGGCTGGGAGGAGGGCAATCTGACCGGGAACCGGTCGTTCATTATCCCCGACAAAGACACGACGCTGCACTGGGTCTACTACGGCAATACCAAACCCGTAGATCTGCTGGGACAGCAGCGGGTAACGGCGCAGGTGATCTTTACGGTGGACATTGATCCGCTGGTGAATGCCGGGTTGTTCGATAAACAGCGGGGCGACACGATCATTGTGCGGGGCGACTTCAACGGATGGGGCAACTGCCTGGACGCCGGGAATCCGGATGACTGCGCGCTGTTCGAGTCGGTGGATCCAACCCAGTACACGACCTCGATTCCGCTCACTTCCTTCCCGAACACAGAGTTCAACTACAAATTCTACGTGGACTATGCGCCCGCGGACTGGCCGGAAGGCTGGGAAGAGCCCCTGGATTACGGAGGCAGCAACCGCCGGTTCATTTTCACGGGTGACGATCCGTTGAACCTGGGCGTCCAGTTCTTCAATGATGTGCGCGCCGGCAACGTGATTCCGCAGGGCACCCAGATCAACGTGACCTTCCAGGTGGACATGAGCCCGGCCCTGAACTTCCAGGTAAAGCGGGCCTTCGATCCGCAAAAAGATAGCGTCTATGTGGTTTTTGAAGACCCGCTCTGGCGGCTGACGCAGGCGCGTCCGCTCGGGCTGAACGATCTGGATCCGCTGCTGCTTTCGGATCCGGATGGCGACCTGATCTACACCGGTACGCTCACGGTCACCGGTCCCACCTACAACGGGATTGGCTTCCGCTATCGCTACGGCAATACCGTGGATGGCTTTGTAGATGAGGGCGACGGCGGTTTTGCCCCGGGCCGGCGGCGCTACCAGTATATCCTGCCCTCGGCGGCCAAGAACTGGCCGACCGACTACACCATGCCGCTGGTGCAATTCCAGGAAAAGGGAGCGCTGCCGTTCGAGTGCAATCCAACCGCCGATGTAGCCTCGCTGCCGCAGGACGTGCAGGATCTCTGCTATCCTGCCGGCACCTCGCCCACGGCTGTCGAGCTGGTGGACGGAACGCGGCCAGAGCAGTTTACGCTGAGCCGTAACTACCCGAACCCATTCTCAGACCGCACGACCTTCGAGTACACGCTGCCCGAAACGCAGCCGGTGCGCGTGCGCGTCTATGACCTGCTGGGCCGGGTGGTGGCTACCCTGGTCGACGAGGTGCAGCCGGCCGGTACGTACCGGGTCGTCTTCCGCGCCGACGGCCTCTCCAGCGGCATTTACGTCTACCGCCTGGAGACCCCGGCGGGCGTCTATGCGCGCAAGATGATGATTGTCCGATGA
- a CDS encoding PorV/PorQ family protein, which translates to MRGYRSIGMALWLLGLVVGPAQAQFASQTRTVTRAGTAAAEFLSIPIGARATAMGSAVSAAIDDPTAIYWNPAGLTGLTRGTFTAEYAQWLAGISVNYMAVAVPLGAGAVGVGVTAVRTPEMEETTVEQQEGTGRTFTAASYAIALSYARALTDRFSVGGSVKYITERISYSTASGLALDIGTLFVTPFWGIRLGAAITNFGTKMRMRGDDLLTIVDIDPNSRGNNISNRAELRTDPFDLPLTMRIGLAGEVWQRDGYRLTLAIDALSPSNSSQYVNLGAELGLLGDLILLRGGYSELFLTDSAHTFSLGGGLRYRFGSFYVTFDYAYEGWRYFNGVNRFTLMVGF; encoded by the coding sequence ATGCGTGGATATAGATCCATTGGAATGGCTCTCTGGCTCCTGGGGCTGGTCGTCGGACCGGCGCAGGCGCAGTTTGCCAGCCAGACGCGTACGGTCACGCGTGCCGGTACGGCCGCAGCCGAGTTTCTGAGCATTCCGATCGGGGCGCGGGCTACCGCTATGGGCAGTGCCGTCAGCGCAGCTATCGACGACCCGACGGCCATCTACTGGAATCCGGCAGGACTGACTGGGTTGACACGGGGGACGTTTACGGCTGAATACGCGCAGTGGCTGGCGGGCATCTCGGTGAATTACATGGCGGTTGCAGTGCCTCTGGGTGCGGGCGCGGTAGGCGTAGGGGTGACGGCCGTGCGCACGCCCGAAATGGAAGAGACGACCGTTGAGCAACAGGAGGGAACCGGACGCACGTTCACGGCCGCCTCGTACGCCATCGCGCTGAGCTATGCGCGCGCGCTTACCGATCGGTTCTCGGTGGGCGGCTCGGTCAAATACATCACCGAACGCATCTCCTACTCAACCGCCAGTGGACTGGCGCTCGACATCGGGACGCTGTTCGTGACGCCGTTCTGGGGCATTCGCCTGGGGGCGGCCATCACAAACTTCGGTACCAAAATGCGGATGCGCGGTGATGATCTGTTGACGATTGTGGATATTGATCCAAACAGCCGGGGCAACAACATAAGCAACCGGGCAGAGCTGCGCACGGATCCGTTTGATCTGCCACTGACCATGCGCATCGGACTGGCCGGCGAAGTCTGGCAACGTGATGGCTACCGTCTGACGCTGGCCATCGATGCGCTCAGCCCGAGCAACAGCAGTCAGTACGTGAACCTGGGCGCTGAGCTGGGACTGCTGGGTGACCTGATTCTGCTGCGCGGCGGCTACAGCGAACTGTTTCTAACCGACAGCGCCCACACCTTCTCCCTGGGAGGGGGCCTGCGCTACCGGTTCGGCTCCTTCTACGTCACCTTCGACTACGCCTACGAAGGATGGCGCTACTTCAACGGAGTTAACCGCTTTACGCTGATGGTTGGCTTCTAA